A DNA window from Thermodesulfobacteriota bacterium contains the following coding sequences:
- a CDS encoding phage tail tape measure protein produces MADNLKLGIRIGVDAKDAESNVTRFEREFQRVLEGLGKTAPEIAAFRELELASAAGQKSLEGVDAQTLRLIGTFREMREVARAQDMLQIVPHQEIRGRIDQVNQAFATLKASGTLTQKELAQAALKANQQITQLQGSTNGWSDALLQAKTSLAGVVGAGAGLGYVVKQAMDFESAMADVRKVVDASPEQFAALTREIQDLTKELPLSAKELAAIAAAGGQLGVTAEDLGEFTRLAAQMATAFNMSAEQAGQAIAKLANVYGLPIAKVRELGDAINTLGNNTAATEAGIIETMTRIGGTAEQFGLATEQAAALSAAFISLGKAPEVAARSINALLAKLQTARVGTDQFKGGLEALGLSADALADRIAADPQKALSEFLHTLEALDKQSRAEILTQLFGEGYQDDIAVVVGALGQYDKALGLVADKTKTAGAMQNEFATRMETTAAQLDLLKNAVDRIATNLGTVLLPAVKGVVDGATAGADALASFAETFPVISQLAGLLVTLATTAGGLKVAFLAAKVAGLDMAEGVGERLKAMNQPIRDAARELGGLRTAMSVVSAFAVGWEIGTWLSSKFEVVRKAGVLMAWAVTKAFEDVRYAWELTKATLSDDTWEEATRRHTERTAEIKAGYEDLWEQAGKGAAETAKATQKAGDAAKDAGKKVGDAGKQGKAGLKEAKEEAKELQQALGALSADAFKALTGVSRQARDAAGSFADTVQTVGALGKEGERVAKIFAGEWAAALKKATDPADVEHLTDTLRMLWENGDLGARQYAQGLELAKQRMEELTGATVAGGNALTAYWASVSEAAKKAHAAQVEHAKKINAAAALGAEKTREAGGAWEDLQKKGTAAWEALQGGARAAGQAGEQAAGQAAKGLGVISAEAAAARASVAALGEEAEAAYLAVLRMGGRQVVSLAELKSAAAGITYEYARQAAAVDALTARLSGAEGATRANVAAAEDALESYQLLGDERLGGLRDALSDARRRALELRDAAADTVATLQDELDQLNRNTAAIEKRRYAAQVADLEDKRRQAQAAKDAQAVADLNQALRLAKQIHDQKMGAIAAEAAAEKQRAADETKARRESREEELRQREGLAAPRASELAREDASRTRTGEFAPARTVRVEFGAGGPAGEFAEADLDRMLRMFEELGARTV; encoded by the coding sequence ATGGCGGATAACCTCAAGCTCGGCATTCGCATCGGCGTAGACGCCAAAGACGCCGAAAGCAATGTAACGCGCTTCGAGCGGGAGTTCCAGCGGGTGCTGGAGGGCCTGGGGAAGACCGCGCCCGAGATCGCCGCCTTTCGCGAGCTCGAGCTGGCTTCCGCGGCGGGCCAGAAGAGCCTGGAGGGGGTGGACGCCCAGACGCTTCGGCTGATTGGCACGTTTCGGGAGATGCGGGAGGTGGCCCGGGCGCAAGACATGTTGCAGATCGTGCCCCACCAGGAGATTCGGGGGCGCATCGACCAGGTGAACCAGGCGTTCGCGACCCTCAAGGCCTCGGGCACCCTCACGCAGAAAGAGCTAGCGCAGGCGGCGCTCAAGGCCAACCAGCAGATCACGCAACTCCAGGGCTCGACCAACGGCTGGTCGGACGCACTGCTCCAGGCCAAGACGAGCCTGGCGGGCGTGGTTGGGGCTGGGGCCGGGCTGGGGTATGTGGTGAAGCAGGCCATGGACTTCGAAAGCGCCATGGCCGACGTGCGCAAGGTGGTAGACGCCTCGCCGGAGCAGTTTGCGGCGCTGACGCGCGAGATCCAGGACCTGACGAAGGAGCTGCCGCTCTCGGCCAAGGAGCTCGCGGCCATCGCCGCGGCGGGCGGGCAGCTCGGGGTGACCGCCGAGGACCTGGGCGAGTTCACCCGCCTGGCGGCGCAGATGGCCACGGCGTTCAACATGAGCGCCGAGCAGGCCGGGCAGGCCATCGCCAAGCTGGCGAACGTGTACGGGCTGCCCATCGCCAAGGTGCGGGAGCTCGGCGACGCGATCAACACGCTCGGGAACAACACGGCGGCGACCGAGGCCGGGATCATCGAGACGATGACCCGCATCGGCGGCACGGCGGAGCAGTTTGGCCTGGCCACGGAGCAGGCCGCGGCGCTCTCGGCGGCCTTCATCAGCCTGGGCAAGGCGCCCGAGGTGGCCGCCCGCAGCATCAACGCGCTGCTCGCCAAGCTCCAGACGGCGCGGGTGGGGACCGACCAGTTCAAGGGGGGGCTCGAGGCGCTGGGCCTTTCGGCCGACGCCCTGGCGGACCGCATCGCCGCCGATCCACAGAAGGCCCTGAGCGAGTTTCTCCACACCCTGGAAGCCCTGGACAAGCAAAGCCGCGCCGAGATCCTCACCCAACTGTTCGGCGAGGGCTATCAGGATGACATCGCCGTGGTGGTGGGGGCGCTGGGGCAGTACGACAAGGCCTTGGGGCTGGTAGCCGACAAGACGAAGACCGCCGGTGCGATGCAAAACGAGTTCGCGACCCGGATGGAGACGACCGCGGCGCAGCTCGACCTGCTCAAGAACGCGGTGGACCGTATCGCCACCAACCTGGGCACCGTGCTCCTGCCGGCGGTAAAGGGGGTGGTGGACGGGGCGACCGCGGGCGCCGACGCGCTGGCGAGCTTTGCCGAGACCTTCCCGGTGATCAGCCAGCTCGCCGGGCTACTGGTAACGCTGGCCACGACGGCGGGCGGGCTGAAGGTGGCCTTTCTCGCGGCGAAGGTCGCCGGGCTCGATATGGCCGAGGGGGTGGGGGAGCGGCTGAAGGCGATGAACCAACCCATCCGTGACGCAGCCCGCGAGCTGGGGGGGCTGCGCACGGCGATGAGCGTGGTGTCGGCCTTCGCGGTGGGGTGGGAGATCGGCACTTGGCTTTCGAGCAAGTTCGAGGTGGTGAGAAAGGCCGGCGTGCTGATGGCCTGGGCGGTGACCAAGGCCTTCGAGGACGTGCGCTATGCCTGGGAGCTGACCAAGGCCACCTTGAGCGACGACACCTGGGAGGAAGCCACCCGGCGGCACACAGAGCGCACGGCCGAGATCAAGGCCGGGTACGAGGACCTTTGGGAGCAGGCCGGCAAGGGAGCCGCCGAGACGGCCAAGGCCACGCAGAAGGCGGGGGACGCGGCAAAGGACGCCGGGAAGAAGGTAGGAGACGCAGGCAAGCAGGGCAAGGCGGGACTGAAGGAGGCCAAGGAGGAGGCGAAGGAACTACAGCAGGCGCTGGGGGCCTTGAGCGCCGACGCCTTCAAGGCGCTGACGGGGGTCTCCCGCCAGGCCCGCGACGCTGCCGGCTCGTTTGCCGACACGGTGCAGACCGTGGGGGCGCTCGGCAAAGAGGGTGAGAGGGTCGCGAAGATCTTTGCCGGCGAGTGGGCCGCTGCCCTCAAGAAGGCCACGGACCCGGCGGACGTGGAGCACCTGACCGACACGCTGCGCATGCTCTGGGAGAACGGCGACCTGGGCGCGAGGCAGTATGCGCAGGGGCTGGAACTCGCCAAGCAGAGGATGGAGGAGCTCACCGGGGCCACCGTCGCGGGAGGCAACGCGCTGACGGCCTACTGGGCGTCCGTGTCGGAAGCCGCCAAGAAGGCCCACGCGGCGCAGGTGGAGCACGCCAAGAAGATCAACGCGGCCGCGGCGCTGGGCGCGGAAAAGACCCGCGAGGCCGGGGGGGCGTGGGAGGACCTGCAGAAGAAGGGCACGGCGGCCTGGGAAGCGCTGCAAGGCGGGGCGCGCGCGGCCGGGCAGGCCGGCGAGCAGGCCGCGGGGCAGGCCGCCAAGGGCCTGGGCGTGATCAGCGCCGAGGCTGCGGCCGCTCGGGCCAGCGTGGCCGCCCTGGGCGAAGAGGCCGAGGCCGCGTACCTGGCGGTGCTGCGCATGGGCGGGCGGCAGGTGGTGTCGCTGGCGGAGCTGAAGAGCGCCGCGGCCGGCATCACCTACGAGTACGCCCGCCAGGCGGCGGCGGTAGACGCGCTGACGGCGCGGCTCTCGGGGGCCGAGGGGGCCACCCGGGCGAACGTGGCGGCGGCCGAGGACGCCCTGGAGAGTTACCAGCTCTTGGGCGACGAGCGCCTGGGCGGGCTGCGCGACGCCCTTTCCGACGCCCGGCGCCGTGCGCTCGAGCTGCGCGACGCGGCGGCCGACACCGTGGCCACCCTGCAAGACGAGCTCGATCAGCTCAACCGCAACACCGCGGCCATCGAGAAGCGCCGGTACGCGGCCCAGGTGGCGGATCTGGAAGACAAGCGCCGGCAGGCCCAGGCCGCGAAAGACGCCCAGGCGGTGGCCGATCTCAACCAGGCGCTGCGGCTCGCCAAGCAGATTCACGACCAGAAGATGGGCGCGATCGCGGCCGAGGCCGCGGCCGAGAAGCAGCGGGCGGCCGACGAGACGAAGGCCCGCCGAGAGAGCCGCGAGGAAGAGCTGCGCCAGCGCGAGGGCCTGGCCGCCCCCCGGGCCTCGGAGCTGGCCCGCGAAGACGCCAGCCGCACCCGCACGGGCGAATTCGCCCCGGCCCGCACGGTGCGGGTGGAGTTTGGGGCGGGCGGGCCGGCGGGAGAGTTCGCCGAGGCGGATCTGGATCGGATGCTGCGGATGTTTGAGGAACTGGGGGCGAGGACGGTATGA